A genomic window from Elaeis guineensis isolate ETL-2024a chromosome 3, EG11, whole genome shotgun sequence includes:
- the LOC105041921 gene encoding LOW QUALITY PROTEIN: homeobox-leucine zipper protein ROC8 (The sequence of the model RefSeq protein was modified relative to this genomic sequence to represent the inferred CDS: inserted 1 base in 1 codon), producing MDSGDDPDASDGQRKKKRYHRHTPRQIQQLEAMFKECPHPDEKQRMQLSRDLGLEPRQIKFWFQNRRTQMKAQHERADNCALRAENDKIRCENIAMREALKNVICPTCGGPPVTEDSYFDEQKLRLENARLKEELDRVSSMASKYLGRPLXQLPPVQPLPISSLDLSVGGFGNLALGPSLDLDLLTGSSSALPFPFSTTVSDIEKPIMADMATNAMEELIRLVQTDEPLWTKPGGDGREILNLETYDRIFPKLRHQFKSPDILIEASRDSGLVFMSAVALVDLFMDSRKWAESFPTIVSKSRTLEVLAAGMGGSRSGSLLLMYEEMQVLSPVVPTREFYFLRYCQQMEQGLWAIADVSVELSRANQFVPPFRSRRLPSGCLIQDMPNGYSKVTWVEHVEIEEKTPTHRLYRDLVNSGVAFGAQRWLATLQRMCERFACLMAAGTSSRDLGGVIPSPEGKRSMMKLSQRMINNFCSSLSASTGNRWTTLSGLNDVGVRVTVHKSTNPGQPNGVVLSAATSIWLPISSERVFSFLKDERTRAQWDVLSSGNSVQEVACVINGSHPGNCISLLRALNASQNSMLILQESCTDAWGSLVVYAPIDLPAINIVMSGEDPSYIPLLPSGFTILPDGRPGGGGGATTSSNPMGGSSGSLITVAFQILVSSLPSAKLNVESVTTVNNLISTTVQQIKAALNCSSG from the exons ATGGATTCCGGGGACGACCCAGATGCCTCGGATGGGCAGAGGAAGAAGAAGCGTTACCACCGTCACACCCCTCGCCAGATTCAGCAGCTGGAAGC GATGTTCAAGGAGTGCCCACATCCGGACGAGAAGCAGAGAATGCAGTTGAGCAGAGATTTGGGGCTGGAGCCTCGGCAGATCAAGTTCTGGTTCCAGAACAGGAGGACCCAGATGAAG GCCCAGCACGAGAGGGCCGACAACTGCGCCCTCCGCGCGGAGAACGACAAGATCCGCTGCGAGAACATCGCCATGAGGGAGGCGCTGAAAAACGTCATCTGCCCCACCTGCGGCGGCCCGCCGGTCACCGAGGACTCCTACTTCGACGAGCAAAAGCTCCGTCTGGAGAACGCCCGGCTTAAAGAAGAG CTCGACCGGGTTTCGAGCATGGCATCCAAGTATCTAGGCAGGCCAT CACAACTTCCTCCAGTGCAGCCACTGCCCATTTCTTCATTAGATTTATCGGTCGGAGGTTTCGGTAACCTGGCGCTTGGCCCTTcacttgatcttgatctccttacCGGGAGTTCTTCTGCGTTGCCTTTTCCATTTTCGACCACGGTGTCCGATATCGAGAAGCCTATAATGGCGGACATGGCCACCAATGCAATGGAAGAGCTGATCAGGCTAGTGCAGACCGACGAACCCTTGTGGACGAAGCCTGGAGGTGATGGGAGGGAGATCCTTAATCTCGAAACGTACGATAGGATCTTCCCAAAGCTCAGGCACCAGTTCAAGAGTCCGGATATCCTCATCGAGGCCTCGAGGGATTCCGGACTGGTGTTCATGAGTGCCGTGGCATTGGTTGATTTGTTTATGGATTCA AGAAAGTGGGCAGAGTCTTTTCCTACAATTGTTTCCAAGTCTAGAACCTTAGAAGTCCTTGCCGCTGGAATGGGAGGAAGTAGGAGTGGATCTCTGCTTCTG ATGTATGAAGAAATGCAGGTTCTTTCACCGGTCGTGCCGACACGCGAGTTCTATTTCCTGCGTTATTGTCAACAAATGGAGCAGGGCTTGTGGGCTATAGCTGATGTTTCAGTAGAGTTATCCAGAGCGAATCAATTTGTGCCTCCTTTCCGATCGCGGAGGCTTCCCTCCGGCTGCTTAATTCAGGACATGCCCAATGGCTATTCCAAG GTGACTTGGGTGGAGCACGTGGAAATCGAAGAAAAGACTCCGACTCACCGGCTCTACAGGGATCTTGTGAACAGCGGGGTGGCATTCGGAGCGCAGCGATGGCTCGCCACTCTACAGAGAATGTGCGAAAGATTTGCATGTCTAATGGCCGCCGGCACTTCCTCGAGGGACCTTGGAGGAG TGATTCCCTCGCCCGAAGGCAAGCGGAGCATGATGAAGCTATCCCAGAGGATGATCAACAATTTCTGCTCTAGTTTAAGTGCATCCACTGGAAACCGATGGACGACGCTCTCGGGATTAAATGATGTAGGAGTTCGGGTCACAGTTCACAAGAGCACAAATCCTGGCCAACCCAATGGCGTCGTCCTCAGCGCAGCAACCTCTATATGGCTACCCATATCATCTGAGAGGGTCTTCAGTTTCCTCAAAGATGAACGCACTCGAGCTCAG TGGGATGTTCTCTCGAGTGGCAATTCGGTTCAAGAGGTTGCCTGCGTGATAAATGGTTCGCATCCAGGGAACTGTATTTCTCTCCTGAGG GCTCTCAATGCCAGCCAGAACAGCATGCTGATACTCCAGGAGAGCTGCACTGATGCCTGGGGCTCGCTCGTGGTCTATGCCCCGATCGACCTGCCGGCTATCAACATCGTGATGAGCGGCGAGGACCCATCTTACATTCCTCTCTTGCCATCAGGGTTCACCATATTGCCCGATGGCCGTCCCGGTGGAGGCGGAGGGGCTACGACGAGCTCGAACCCGATGGGAGGCTCCTCAGGCTCATTGATCACGGTGGCGTTTCAGATCCTTGTAAGCAGCCTTCCTTCTGCGAAGCTCAACGTAGAGTCGGTGACGACAGTCAATAATCTCATTAGCACCACTGTGCAGCAAATAAAGGCTGCCTTGAATTGCAGCAGTGGCTGA